The DNA sequence CGTCGAGGTCGGTCATCACACGATCTCCTTGTCTTCGTCGAGCTGGACACGCAGCGCGCTCAGGCCGCGCGAGACGTGGCTGCGCACCGTTCCGGGCGCGCAGCCGAGGACCGCGGCGATCTCGTCGTCGTCGCGGTCCTCGTAGAACCGCAGCACGATCGCCGCTCGCTGGGCGCGGCTCAGCCGCGCGAGCAGGCCGGTGAGCTGGTCGGCGTCGGCGATCCGCCGCGCCGGATCGGGTGCGGCCGGCTCGCGGAACCGCGTGACGTCGGCGGTGGGGTGCACGGATCGCTGGTACCAGCGGCGCCGCCAGCGGAGGTAACCGTGGACGACGATCTTCCGCATGTACAGGTCGGGCCGATCCGCCGCCGCCACCTGCCGCCAGGCTTGGTGCGCCCGCACGAGCGCGTCCTGCACCACGTCCTGAGCCAGTTCCCGGTCACCGGTCAGCACCGCGGCGAACCGCACCAGGCCCGGCAGCTGCTCACGGGAGAACTCTTCGAACCGCACACCTCTCAAGAGGCCACCTGCCCCGGGTTCTGTTGCAGTCGCGCCCGAGATCTTTTCGGCGCCCCGGCTCCGGGCGGGCCGGCGCACCGGGGTCAGTACTGGCCGAGCCGGGCGCGGACCTCGGCCGCCTTCGGGTGGGCGATCTCGTCGAAGACGACCAGCGCCGCCTCCCAATAGCGCGTCCCGTGGGCGGGGTTGCCCGTGTCGTGCAGCAGCGTGCCGATCTTCTCCAGCGTCGAGGCCCGGCCCTCGGCGTCACCGATGTCCTCCCGGATCAGCAGGGCCTGCTGGTAGCTGCGCTCGGCCTCGATGAACCGCCCGTCACACGCCCGGGCGTAACCCAGGTTGTGCTGGACCGTCGCTTCGAGGTGACGATCACCGAGCCGGGCGGCGAAGGCGGCCGCCTCGGCCAGGCGCTGTCTCGCCTCCTCGGTGCGGCCCATCGTGGCCAGGACGAGACCGACGTTGCCGAGGACCTTGGCCTGCCCCACCACGAACCCGGCCTCACGGCACAGCTCCAGCGACGTCTCCAGCGCCGCCAGGCCCGGACCGGACTCACCGGCTTCGTGCAGCACCATGCCCAGGCTGTCCAGCGCCGCGGCGCAGCCGGTGGTGTCGCCGAGCTCCCGGAGCATCCGCTGGGCCTGGTCGAGGTGCTGCCGGGAAGCCACCAGGTCGCGCAGCCCGTAGCGGTGCGCCGCGCCCAGGCTGTAGTGCATCGCCGCCTCCGCGGCCCGGTTGCCCTCCCGCCGCGCCGCGTCGAGCCCGGCCAGCGCCAGCGTGCACCACGACGACGGGTCGTAGGTGCGCCAGAGGTGGCCGCGGAGCACGTCGATCAGCTGCCAGGCCACGGCTTGCGGCCCGTGCTCGGCGGCGTGCGCCACGACGGCCGCGAAACCGGCGCGTTCGGCGGCCAGCCAGACCCCGGGATCGACCCGTTCCCGCCAGGGCGCCGGCGGGTACTGGCGCAGCTCCGAGAGCCGCAGCATGCCCGGGTACAGCGTCGCGGTCGCCTGGGTGGCGGTCTCCAGGTAGTAGTCGAACAACCGCTCGAGCGCCGCCGCCCGGTCGGCTTCGTCGTCGGTGCGGGCGCTGCGCTGCCCGGCGAACAGGCGGAGCAGGTCGTGGGTCTGGAACCGGCCGCCCGGACGTCGTTGCACCAGGTGCGCGGCGACCAGCCGGTCGACCATCCGCGCCGCCTCCTCCACGCCGACACCCGCCAGCGCGGCGATGGCCGGCATCCCGGCGTCGGCGCCGGGCAGCGAGCCCAGCAACCGGAACAGCCGGGCCGTCTCCGGCGGGAGCGCGGCGTAGGACATCTCGAAGGCCGTCAGCACCGCGGAACGGCTGTCGCCACCCAGGGAGAGCCCGGCGAGCCGATCGCCTTCGGTGAGGACGGTCAGGTACTCCGCGACCGTCTTCCGGCCGGCGATGTTGGCGGCGGCGATCCGCAGCGCGAGCGGCAGGTGCGCGCACAGCCGGGCGAGCTCCGCCAGAGCCGCGGGCGAGGCTTCGGCCGCCTCCCGCTCGCACGACGCCCGCAGCAGCGCGACGGCTTCCTCGCGGGAGACCACGTCGAGCTCGACCAGCAGCGCGTCAACGTGCAGGGTGAGCGCGGCCAGGCTGTTGCGGCTCGTCACGAGCACGGCGCAGTGCGGACTGGCGGCGATGAGCGGGCGCACGTGGTCGGGGCTGACGGCGTCGTCGAGCACCAGCAGCATCCGGCGGTCGGCCAGCACCGAGCGGAAGAGCGCGACCCGGGCGTCGAGATCGACCGGGATGGTGGCGGGCGCGACGCCGAGCGAGGTGAGGAACGCGGCCACCACCTCGCCCGCCGACCGGGTGCCGACCGTGGAGAAGCCGTTGAGACCGGCGTGCAGCTGCCCGTCCGGGAAGCGGTGGCGCATCCGGTGCGCCCACCGCACGGCCAGCGCCGACTTCCCGACGCCCGCGGTGCCGCTGAGCACGACGACCCGCGCCGAGGCGTGCGGCGCGGCGTCGAACACGAACTCGTCCAGCAGCCGCAGCTGCGCGTCCCGGCCGATGAACCGCGACGGGTCGGGCGGCAGCTCGGCGGGGGTGGGTGCCGCCGAGCTGCCGGTTCGGCGGCTGAGCAGGGCCGGGGTCGGGGTGCCCGGTTCCTCGCGGATGCTGTGCAGGTAGGTGCGCTGCAGTTCGGGACCCGGTTCGAGGCCGAGGTTTTCCCGGAGCCGGCCGCGGAAGGCGAGGAAGACGTTGACCGCGGCCGCCCGCTGCCCCGAGGCGGCCAGGGCCCGCATGATCCGCTCCGTCAGCCCTTCGTGCAGCGGGTCGGCGAAGGCCGCCTCCCGCAGCCGGTCGAGGACGTCGTCGTGGTGGCCGAGCGGCACCGCGAGATCCGCGTAGCCGAGCACGGCGGTGAGGCGCTGCTGGGTGACCGCGACGACCACCGGGTGCGGGGCCGCGGGCAGCAGGACGCCGTCCAGGACCTGACCGCGCCACAGCGCCAGAGCCGACCGGTAGGACCGCACGGCCGCGGCGGAATCGCCCGCCCGGCGCTCTTCCTGCGCCTGCGACAGGGCTTCGGTGAACTCCAGCAGATCACTCTGCCCGGGCGCCAGGCCGAGGCGGTAGCCCGGCCCGACCCGGGTCACCAGCCCGGGATCGGCGTCCAGGCCGGCGAAGAACTTCCGCAGCCGCGAGACGTAGGTCTGGACGAGGTTCACCGGCGATCCCGGGGATTCCTCGCCCCACAGGAACTCCACGACGTCCGCACGGGACACGACCTGGTTGGCGCGCAGGGCGAGCAGCCCCAACAGCCGCGTCTGCATCACCGAGCCGAGCGGTACCTCACGGCCATCCCGCCGCACGATCAGCGGGCCCAGCACCTCGACGCGAAACCCGCCGGCCGGGTCGGCGGGAGCCGGGCTGCCGGCGCTCTCCAGCCCGGTGGCGTCGAGGAGCTTCGCCAGTGACCGCGCGTGCGGCCGGCGCACCTCGCCGCGCTCGATGTCCCGCAACGTCCGCACGCTGACCCCGGCACGCGCGGCCAGGTCCTGCTGGCTGATCCCGGCTCGCCGCCGGTACGCCAGCAGCCGCTCCCCCAGCGTCATCGGCCCCCTCGCAAGTCTTCCCCTGTTCCTGCCGGTCGCCGCCGGATTCTGCCGGTCGGGCCGCCGAAGTTCACCGAATCCGCAGGAAGAACGCGATCCAGCAGCGTCCAGGAATGGTACAGCGTTCCGGCGTCACCACACCATATGGTCGGGTTGTCACCAACTGGGGGATTCATGCTTCGCATCCACTTTTCCGACGCCGACCTCGGGCGCGTGCGGATCCTCGCCGAGCCCGACCCGATGTGGGAGGTGCTGCTCAGCCTGCACCAGACGACGCCGGCACCGGCCGACCAGCGCTTCCGAGGCTGGCAGCGCGGCCTGCCGGCACGGCTCGCCCGGCCCACCGGCGTGCTGCGCACGCTGAGCCGGCCGACGGGCTACTCCCCCGACTTCCTCACGCCGTCCGGGGACGTCGCCGACTTCGGCACCGGGCTGGACCTCGTCCTCGGCACCCCGCGCGCCCGGCTGCGCGCCGACATCGCGCAGCTCGCGTCCGGCACCCGGATCGCGTCCTGGCCCGCGGACCTGGCCGACGGCAACGTGCCGGCCCTGAAACTGCTCGGGGAAGCGCTGACGACGTACCACAACACGGCCGTGCGGCCGCACTGGGAAACCATCCGGCGCCACGTGCGCGCCGACCGCCGGAAGCGGGCGGAACTGGCCGTGACCCGGGGTTTCGAGGCCGTGCTGGCCACCCTGCACCCCTCGGCCCGCTGGCGCGCCCCGGTCCTCGAACTGGCCTACCCCGTCGAGCAGGACCTGATCCTCGGCGGCTCCGGGCTGACGCTGGTGCCGTCCCTCTTCTGCTGGCCGGGCCCGATCACGCTGCTGCGCCAGCCGGACCGGCCCGTGCTGGTCTACCCCGTCTCCCCGGAACCCGATTGGGCGGCCGCGTCCCCCGCCGGGTCCGACCGCTCGCTCAACACCCTGCTCGGCCCCACCCGGGCCGAGGTCCTGCGCGTCATCGCGACCCTTCCCCGGGTGAACACCACCGAACTGGCCCGCGCGGCCGGCATTTCGCTGGCCAGCGCCAGCCAGCACACCTCGGTGCTGCGCGGAGCGGGCCTGGTGACCACCGGCCGCTCCCGCGGCTCGGCGTTCCACGAACTTTCGGAGCGCGGCTCTTCCCTGCTCTGCGGCTGAAGAAACCCGCGCGGGCACCATCTCCCGGCCGGCCCCGCAACCGGTGCCGAGCGGCGGGCCCGACGAGGCGGCAGCTCACGCCGTGCCGTCGTAGACGGCCACTCGGCCGAGCGGCGCGAACACGCAGTCCACGACGGACCGCCTCGTCGACCCCGGTCACCGACTACCGGACCGAAACCACCGCGGTCCACAACTTCGCGGCCCCGCACAGACCGGAAACGTCCAGCGCGGAAACCGTCAGCAGAAGCGCGGACCAGACCAGCAGGAATCGAGACGCGGCGACCGAAATTCGCGCCGCGCGTCCGTTCATCCGCTCAACAGGGATCGTATCCCGATTCACCCGATCCACAGTTCGGCCCGCTGACCATTGGAGACGGTCTCCCAGCAGTAGGTCGCATAGCCGAACGTAGCCAGCAGATCCGCATCCCAATTGCATTGGGTACACGCGGTCCAGCCCAGCCACGGGTCGTAGCTGTTGTAGTAGACCGTGGTGTTGGAGGGCGGCAGACCAGTGCCGTCACAACCGTCGGTCGCCATGCTCGAAGCGGTCGCCGCGGTCGCCGGAGACGCCGCGGCCGGAGCGGAGGTGGCCAGCAGCAGCACACCGGCGCCGACAAAAGCGGTAATCGTTGCGCCGATCTTGGCAGATATTTTTTTCACCATCATCAACCTCAAACCTTCTTTGACGGCTTATCGGTTTTGACGCAAGCCAGTACAATCTCACCGGCCGTCCAGCGTCAACCCTTTCACGGAGGACTGAAACGGGAGTGCCGAGCTTTATTTCGGAAGCGCGTCCACTTGCATCGTCGAAACGGGAAGCTCGTGCTGCCACGCCGACCGGTCGCCACCCCAGGGCCCTTCCCGAAAGCCGAGGCAACTTCCCGCGTCCTTCCGCGTGCCCACGGCAACAGCGCGGGAGGGGCACGGTAGCTGCTCGACGGGCGGGGAAACGCGCCAAGGCACGCCGAAGGCCGTCCTGGGGTCTTCGGCGTCGCTCGCGATCGTGGCCGCGCACCAGGAAGTGTTCACCGCGGACGCCGGCCTGCTCATCGCCGGCTTCTGCGGGATGGCCCTGACCCTGTGGCTGGTCGCCTGGCGGTGCGGGACCTGGCGCCCCGGCGAAAACACCCTGCCGGCGTTCGGCCTGCTCGGCTTGCTCCCTGCTGACCATCGGCGGCTCGTCCGTGGTGAGCGAGGTGATCCTGACCCACCGCGGCGAACGGGCCACGGTCGAGGTGGCCGGGATACCCACCGCCGACGACTACACCCTGGTCGTGCCGGGTGGCTCGACCCCGCTGCTGGGCCAGCCGCGCTCCTCGCTGGAGTTCGCCGCCGGAGAACGGTTCACGGTGCTCTAATTCGGCTTCCCCCTCGGCCAGGGCGGCGCGCGAAGCGGGTAGTCCCTGGCCCTCGCACGTGACGACAGCGGGCCGGGAGCCGGGCGCGCGCGAAATCCGGCGCGGTCACATCGGGCGTTCTGCGATACTCGCCGTCGTGAACAGTGGCAACACCACGGCGGGGGTGCGTTTCCTGCTCTCGCTGATCGAGCAGGACGACGCGGCCGTGGTCCGGCGGCGACTCGGGATCGGCGCCCCGGAGCCGCTCACCGACGCGGGCGCCGCGTGGGAGCTCGACCGGCTGGACTCGCCCCGGTCGGTCCTGCTGTGGATGCTCGAACGCGACGATCCCGGTACGAACCGGCTGGTGTTCCACCAATCCCGCGTCGGCAACGAGCTCAAGCGCGACATCCTGCGTGGCCTGCCGTTCGGTACCGCGACCGGGCCGCTGCCGGTGGAGATCGACTGCGGGCGGCCGTACTGCTCGCACGCGGAACCGGACGTCCCGGTCAGCCGGCACGGTCTGATCGGCGGCTTGCGCGAGGCGCGGACGATGGGCTCGGGCCGGGTGGCGGCGCGGGCCGTCGGCAAGCCCGACTGGGCCGAGGTCGCCGAGGCGGATCGACTGGAGCCGTTGCCCGGCTTCGCGCGCTGGGCGCTGGGCACACGGATCGACTGTCCTCCCGAGTTGCGCGAGCGGTTCTGCTCGCACCCCAAGTTCAGGAATCGGTTCCGCAGAGCGGGCATCGTCGAACCGCGGGAGTACGTCGAGCTCGGCCGCCCACCGCGGGACGTGCTGGCGGTGCTGTACTTCGGCACCCGGCTGTTCCCGCACCGGGCGGGCGAGGTCGCCGCCGTGCTGACGCCGCTGGTGCGCACCGAGATCGGGGCGAACCCGGACGCGTGGGCGGTGCTCGCGCAGCTGCTGCCGACGTTCGCCGGAACGGTGCCCGAACTGGTGGCCACGAGCGGCGCCATCACGCGTGTGTGAGTGAGTGACGGGCGGCTGGATTCGAACCAGCGTATCCCTCCGTGTGGAGGAGGTGCGACTGCCTCTGCGCTACGACCCGTCGATCCGGATGTTACAGGGGGGAAAGTGGTTTTCCGGAAACGGCTGCCAGTCATCGACCTGACCGACCGGCGGGCGCTGGCGAACTGGCGACCGGCCTCGCCCGACGTGATCGCCGAGGCGGAACGGCTCAAGGAGGCCGCCTTGCTCGACTTCGGTCTCACCGAATCCGTGGTCGGCTCGTGGCTGTTCGCCAAGTGCCGGCACCAGGTCGCCACGACGGCGATCGACACCGCCGCGGTCGTCGCGTCCGGCGACGGCACGTGCCTCCTGCTGTTCAACCCCGCCTTCTTCGCCGGCATCGGGCTGGACGGTGTCAAGTTCGTGCTGTTCCACGAGGCCAGGCACTTGGTGCACCGGCACCTGTTCGCCGATCCGGAGCTGCGTGAGGACCCGGTGTTCACCCTCGCGGCCGAGGTGGCGATCAACCACGTCGCGACGGTGCGGCTGGGCCGGGGACTTCCCGTCCTGGACGGGAAATCGATCGGCGTCGACCCCGCGGACGTCCACGAACGGTACGTCGAAGACCTCACCGAACACCGGCTGGAGCCACTGGCCTACGGCGACTTCATCTGCACCGACATGACCGTCTACACCGAACTCAAGCGCATGAAGCACCCGCCGGTGCCGGCCCCGGTGTGTGTCCACCTGACCCATCGGCTTCCGGCGGACCAGGAGACGGTCGACGCGGCCGTGTCGTCGGCGTTGCTGAACTCGCTGCTGGCGGCCCGCCGCGGCAACACCGGTGCCGAGTCGGAGCTGCTCGACCTGATGGGACGCACCGAAGAGACGGCGAGCCGGATCTGGGGCACCCTCGGCGCAGGTGTGCTGCGGGGCATGACGGCCCGGACCGGCCGGGTCGACTGGTGGCAGCGGTGGCTGGTCGACGTCCTCGGATCGAAGCTGCGCGAGGGCGAGCGGCTGGTGTACCCGAAGAAACACGGCGCCGTGCTGGCCGCGCTCGGCCACGAACCGATGTTGTCGCGACGCGGGCCGGTGCGGGACAAGGTGCTGGTCATCGCCTACGACACCTCCGGGTCGATGCCCTCGAGCGTGGTGAGCTGGATGACCGAACTGGTCGGCGGGATCGACGGTGTGCAGGCGCACTGGCTGGCATTCGACGGTGTCGTGCTGCCGTTCCGGCCGGGTGAACCGGTCCTCGGCGGTGGCGGCACCAGTTTCCAGGCGGTCGTCGACTACGTCGAGGGGCGGTCCGCAGTGGAGGGACAGCACTTCGAGGAACGTCCGGACGCCGTGGTCGTGCTCACCGACGGGTATGCCCCCCACGTGACACCGGCCGAACCGGACAAGTGGATCTGGCTGATCACCGAGGGCGGCGACGACTGGCCCGACCAGCACACCCCACCCATGGCCTGCCACCGGGTGCGGCCCGTGACCGGAAGAGAACGATGACCGAGACCCAGCGCACGACCTGGCGGCCCAACGCGACCTACCGGACCGCCCCCGAAGGCGGCTCACGGCTGGCCGACTTCATCGACGCGATGATCGACATCGGCCAGACCGGCCAGATCTTCGGCACGCACGGCATCGGCAAGACCGCGACCTTCTTCTCGCACATCGCCGAGGCGCACCCCGGCACCGCGCTGGTGTTCGTGCCCGCCGCCAACCTCACCCCGGACGACCTGCTGATCAACGCCCCGGTGCGGGAGGACGGCGAGTTCGTGCTGCGGCAGCTGGTGATGAGCCAGCTGCGGCCGGGCAAGCCGTTCGTGCTGCTGATCGACGACTCGCTGCAGGCGGCGGAGACGATCCAGTCGCAGCTCATGCAGATCGCGTGCAACTGGACGCTGGGCGAGCACGACCTGCGGGCGCTCGGCTGCGTCGGTGTGTTCCTGACGGACAACGAGTCGCTCGCCGAGACCTCCGCGCGGCGCAGCGACCTCGCGATCCTGGACCGCATGGTCACCGTGCGGATGACCGCCAACGACACGATGTGGCGGAGCACGCTCGCGGCGCGCCACCGCAGCTGGGATCTGGATGCGTTCTTCGGCGTGTGGAACGCGCTCGGACCCGAGCTGCGCGAGGCGCTGTCCCCGCGCACGATGGAGCACGTCCTGGCCCTCGCCCGGGAGAGGTTCCCGCTGCGCTGGGCGCTTCCGCTGGTCAATGGCGAGCGGCTGCGGCTGGTCGAGACGCGCGGCAAGCGAACCGTGGACCGCACCACCGAGATCCTCGGCCGGCTCGCCGACGCGCTGGGCGTGCCGAACCCCGCCACCATCCCGGATCCGGTCCGGCAGGTACTGCGAGCCGCGCTGCGCAACCGCTGGAGCGTGCTGCTGCAGGGCCCGCCCGGCTGCGGCAAGACCGAGCTGGTGCGCGAGACGATCCGGGCCGAGCTCGGCCGTGACCCGCTGTACTTCTCGTTGCCGGTGACCAACGTCGAGGACCTGTGCACGCCGATCCCGACGTCGGACGGCACGCTCGAGAACCTGCTGGCGCGGCCGTTCACCGGCCGCGAGCCGAAGGCGATCGTGTGGGACGAGTACAACCGCCCCAAGGACAAGGCGGCGTTCGCCCGGCTGATGGAGATCACCCAGGAGTGGTCACTGGCCGGGCGGCCGATCGAGAACCTGCGGGCCCAGGTGGCGATCCAGAACCCGCCCTACCACCTGGGGCGCAAGCTCCTGGTGGCCCGCAACAACATCGCGCAGGCGACCCGGTTCACCGCGTCGCTGGTGGTCGAGCCGGCCGACATCCCGGCCAACGAGTGGCTGATCCGCAAGTACGGCAGCGTGGCGGAAACCGTGCTGGAGTGGTGGAAGCACGACATCGACGACGAGGGCCGGGAGTGGATCACCAAGCGGACCATCGAACGGCTCGTCAAGTTGCACGAGCGCGGCCTGCCTCTGGAGCTGGGCACGATCTACCTCGGTGACGGCGAGTACGCGCCGGTGCCGCTGACCGCGCTGATCGACCGGCTGGCCCACCGGCCGGTGACCGGGCTCGCCGAGCTGGCCCGGCAGGCGGACCGGTGGGTGGCGCGGCTGCGGTCCGAGTCGGCGTCGGCCGAGGGCGGCGACGGCAGCGATGTCGTGCACCAAGTGCTCGCCAACGCCGAGCTGTCGCAGTTGCGCCGGCACCGGAAGGTCGTCGCGCGGCTGGTCGTGTTGCTGCCACCCAAACTCCGGGCCACCTATCTGGTCGGGGTGACCGACGACCGGCAGCGATTCTGGATCGAGGTTTTCACGAAGCTGCCGCGCTAGACCGGTGGCGGCTGCCGGTGCACGCTGCGCACCGCGGCCACATCGGCCGCCACCGCCGGCCGCTCGGGGATCGCGACACTCGCCATGTCGAGCCGACGCCTGATGCTGGTGGCGATGCCCTTGCCGAGCACGAAACGGGTCGGTGTGGCCGCTCGCTGGGCGCCGTCCAGCAGCCGGTGGGCGGCCTGGCTGCCGAGCCCGGTGTTGCTCAGCACCAGGTGCCGCAGTCCGTGTGGCCGTTCCGCGAGCGCGCCGGCGATGGCCGTCGCGGCGGTCTCGTCCAGCTGGTTGTCCCGGGCGTCGAGGACCTTCGCGGCCTTCACCCGCCCGAGATCGCACACCTCCACCCCGGCACGGGCCGCCGAGATCACCAGCCCGGCCGTCGCCTGCGGGCCGATCCCGTTGCTGGCCAGGGAGATCCGGCGCAAGCTCCCCGGCGCGAGCGCCTCGGCAATGGTGTGCGCACCCCCGTCGCCCAGCTCGGCCGCGGACACGTACAGCTCGGTCACCGCGCCGACGGCCAGCAGGGCTGCCAGGTGGGTCGCACCGGCCGGGCCGAGCCGGTTGCCCCCGATGTAGAGCCGCTCGATGCGGCGGCCGGCCCCGGCCGCGGTGAGGATCGCCGCCACCACCTTCGCCACGCCGTCGGCGTCGAGGCCGGTCTGGACCAGATCCAAGGTGCGTAACGAGCGCGCGGACTCGATGAGCGCGGCCGCCGCGTCCCCGTCGCCGATCGGGTTGCGCTTGAGCCAGACACCGGTCACCTTGCCGGCCTGCGGCGACATCCTCAGGTTGTCCGCGATCCGGCACACGCCGCCCGCGGTGATGCCGTTGCAGCCGAGGTAGAGTGTCTCGACCTCGCGCTCGACGGCCTGGCCGGCGACCTCGGCCGCGCCGTCGCCGAGTCCGTCCGTGCCCAGCAGAAGGTGCTTGATCACGCCGGGCCGCAGCGCCTCCGCCACCAAAGCCGCGGCGTCCGGACCGAGTGCCGATTTGCACAGGTCGAGCCGGCCGTCGGGAAGCGCCGTGCCGGTCGGGAAGTCCCGCCGTTCGGTGGTGGCCGTGCCGGTGCGCAGCCACTCCAGGAGGGGTTCGAGCCGACTCACCACGCCGCCTCCCGGTAGTCCTTGAGGAACACGCCCGCGCTCGGCGCACCCTGCTCGCCCCGCACGATCGGGTCGTACACCCGCGCCGCACCGTCCACGATGTCCAGCGGCGTGCGGAAGCCGTCGCCGGCGACCCTGGCCTTCTTCGGCATCGGGTTCTCGTCGGTGATCCAGCCGGTGTCAACCGAGCACATGTAGACGCCCTGCTCCGCGAGTTCGGGCCCGCTGGTGCGGGTCAGCATGTTGAGCGCCGCCTTGGCCATGTTCGTGTGCGGGTGGCCGGAAGTCTTGTTCCGCACGGTGAACCGGCCCTCGACGGCGGTCACGTTGACTACGTACCGGCGCCGGTGCGGCGAGGCCAGCAACAGCGGCAGCAGCCGATCGCACAGGAGGGTCGGGGCGAGCGCGTTGATCAGCTGCGTCTCCAGCACCTCCGCCGCGTCGAGTTCGCCCACGCGGACCGACCACGAGTTGACCGGTGCGGTGTCGGGCAGCAGCCCCGCCTCGTCGATCTCGGCGAGAGCCAGAGCACCGTGGCTCTGCCCCAGCGCCAGCATCGGGCTGAATCCCGGGGCCAGCAGAACGTTCGACGGCAGCCCGCCGGTCTCGCCGTCGATCAGCGCCGCGTAGGACTCGGGGGGCCGCCGCACGGTCTGCGCGGCGTTGTTGACCAGGATGTCGAGCGGCCTGCCGTCCGCGCGTAGTGACTCGGCGAGGCCGAGCACCTGGCGTGGATCACGCAGGTCGACGCCGAGCACCGTCAGCCGGTCCAGCCACCGTTCGCTGCCCGGCGCCGCCTCGAAACGGCGTTGCGCGTCGCGCGGGAACCGGGTCGTGACCAGCAGTTCGGCGCCGTCCCGCAGCAACATCAGCGCCAACTGGAAGCCGATCTTCACCCGTCCCCCGGTGAGCAACGCACGGCGTCCCGTCAGGTCGGTGCTCGCGCTCCGGCGTTCGGCGTTCTCCTGCGCGCAGGACGGGCAAAGCCGGTGGTAGAACGCGTCCGCGAGCTGGTAGGGCTCCTTGCAGACGTAACACCGCCTGCTCCGGGCCAACGGGCGTGCCACCGCCTCCGGGACCGGCTGCAGCGGCGCGTCCTCGCGCCGGTCCGGGGCTCCGGTCGCCGTGGCCGCGTCCACCGCCGCGTCCGCTTCGGCGCGTCCGGCCGTGCGCACCCTCTTGCGGAGCTGTCGGCCCTCCCGAGCGAACGACTCCGCCACCCGCTCGGCCTTCAACCGTGCCGGGTCGTCCACCGGCAGCGCCCGCAGCCGCGCGACGGTCTCGTGGAACGCCGCCAGTTCGGCCTCGGTGATCATGCGGTCCCCTCCTGCGACTCCGGCCGGATCCGCCTCGGGAGGGCGGTGCGCCTGCCTCCGCGCAACAGGACCGAGCCTGCCAGGGCGGCCGGATTCGAACCGACGTGCTCCGGATCCGCAGTCCAGTGCGCCTGCCTCTGCGCTACGACCCTGGCATTGCCGAGATCATATCCTCCCGCCGGGAACCTCACGCGGGGCTGTCCGGCGGCTATCGGCAAGAGCGTCCGCACCGGCGGATCACCCGCGCCGGATGGCGGCGCGGAGGCGGTCCCAGTTGCCCGAGGCGATCTTCAGGCGGTCCGCGTCGCCGAGGGGCGCCTGCGTCAGGAAGTCGCGTGCTCCGCCCGGCGGTGTGCTGACGAAGGGGTAGTCGGTCGAGAACAGGATGCGGTCGACGCCGACCAGTTCGGTCGCCCAGCGCAGGTAGCGCCGGCTGAGGATGCCGCTGGGCGCGAGGTGGATGTTGGTGCGGAAGTAGTCGGAGACCGGTCGCCGCAGGCCGGCGACTTCGGTCAGCGAATCGATGCGGTCCAGGTAGAACAGGACCATCTCGCCCCAGTGGCCGACGATCACCTGCAGGTCGGGGAAGCGGTCGAACACCCCGCTCAGGATGAGGCGGAGGACCTGCACGCCGCTGTCGTGGTGCCACCCGATCCCGTGCGTGGCAAGGGCGGCGTCGACCCGAGCGCCGTATCCGCTGTAGTACGCGCCGCGCACCGCCGGGGGCGGGGACTGCGGATGCAGGTGCAGTGGCGCCCTGAGCGCGTCCGCCGCCTCGTAGATCGGCCAGAACTCGGGCTCGTCCATGTTCCGGTCCCTGGTGCGCCCGAAGACCATCGCGCCGTCGAGGCCCAGCGTGGTCACCGCGCGCTCCAGCTCGGCGGCCGCCGCGGCCGGACGCGGGGTGGCCAACGTCGCCAGGCCCTGAAAGCTGCCGGGACGGGCGCGGGTCACCTCG is a window from the Amycolatopsis sp. NBC_00355 genome containing:
- a CDS encoding SigE family RNA polymerase sigma factor, which gives rise to MRFEEFSREQLPGLVRFAAVLTGDRELAQDVVQDALVRAHQAWRQVAAADRPDLYMRKIVVHGYLRWRRRWYQRSVHPTADVTRFREPAAPDPARRIADADQLTGLLARLSRAQRAAIVLRFYEDRDDDEIAAVLGCAPGTVRSHVSRGLSALRVQLDEDKEIV
- a CDS encoding BTAD domain-containing putative transcriptional regulator — translated: MTLGERLLAYRRRAGISQQDLAARAGVSVRTLRDIERGEVRRPHARSLAKLLDATGLESAGSPAPADPAGGFRVEVLGPLIVRRDGREVPLGSVMQTRLLGLLALRANQVVSRADVVEFLWGEESPGSPVNLVQTYVSRLRKFFAGLDADPGLVTRVGPGYRLGLAPGQSDLLEFTEALSQAQEERRAGDSAAAVRSYRSALALWRGQVLDGVLLPAAPHPVVVAVTQQRLTAVLGYADLAVPLGHHDDVLDRLREAAFADPLHEGLTERIMRALAASGQRAAAVNVFLAFRGRLRENLGLEPGPELQRTYLHSIREEPGTPTPALLSRRTGSSAAPTPAELPPDPSRFIGRDAQLRLLDEFVFDAAPHASARVVVLSGTAGVGKSALAVRWAHRMRHRFPDGQLHAGLNGFSTVGTRSAGEVVAAFLTSLGVAPATIPVDLDARVALFRSVLADRRMLLVLDDAVSPDHVRPLIAASPHCAVLVTSRNSLAALTLHVDALLVELDVVSREEAVALLRASCEREAAEASPAALAELARLCAHLPLALRIAAANIAGRKTVAEYLTVLTEGDRLAGLSLGGDSRSAVLTAFEMSYAALPPETARLFRLLGSLPGADAGMPAIAALAGVGVEEAARMVDRLVAAHLVQRRPGGRFQTHDLLRLFAGQRSARTDDEADRAAALERLFDYYLETATQATATLYPGMLRLSELRQYPPAPWRERVDPGVWLAAERAGFAAVVAHAAEHGPQAVAWQLIDVLRGHLWRTYDPSSWCTLALAGLDAARREGNRAAEAAMHYSLGAAHRYGLRDLVASRQHLDQAQRMLRELGDTTGCAAALDSLGMVLHEAGESGPGLAALETSLELCREAGFVVGQAKVLGNVGLVLATMGRTEEARQRLAEAAAFAARLGDRHLEATVQHNLGYARACDGRFIEAERSYQQALLIREDIGDAEGRASTLEKIGTLLHDTGNPAHGTRYWEAALVVFDEIAHPKAAEVRARLGQY
- a CDS encoding ArsR/SmtB family transcription factor: MLRIHFSDADLGRVRILAEPDPMWEVLLSLHQTTPAPADQRFRGWQRGLPARLARPTGVLRTLSRPTGYSPDFLTPSGDVADFGTGLDLVLGTPRARLRADIAQLASGTRIASWPADLADGNVPALKLLGEALTTYHNTAVRPHWETIRRHVRADRRKRAELAVTRGFEAVLATLHPSARWRAPVLELAYPVEQDLILGGSGLTLVPSLFCWPGPITLLRQPDRPVLVYPVSPEPDWAAASPAGSDRSLNTLLGPTRAEVLRVIATLPRVNTTELARAAGISLASASQHTSVLRGAGLVTTGRSRGSAFHELSERGSSLLCG
- a CDS encoding vWA domain-containing protein, with translation MVFRKRLPVIDLTDRRALANWRPASPDVIAEAERLKEAALLDFGLTESVVGSWLFAKCRHQVATTAIDTAAVVASGDGTCLLLFNPAFFAGIGLDGVKFVLFHEARHLVHRHLFADPELREDPVFTLAAEVAINHVATVRLGRGLPVLDGKSIGVDPADVHERYVEDLTEHRLEPLAYGDFICTDMTVYTELKRMKHPPVPAPVCVHLTHRLPADQETVDAAVSSALLNSLLAARRGNTGAESELLDLMGRTEETASRIWGTLGAGVLRGMTARTGRVDWWQRWLVDVLGSKLREGERLVYPKKHGAVLAALGHEPMLSRRGPVRDKVLVIAYDTSGSMPSSVVSWMTELVGGIDGVQAHWLAFDGVVLPFRPGEPVLGGGGTSFQAVVDYVEGRSAVEGQHFEERPDAVVVLTDGYAPHVTPAEPDKWIWLITEGGDDWPDQHTPPMACHRVRPVTGRER